The following nucleotide sequence is from Dehalococcoidia bacterium.
TATTTTGCTTCACTTGAAATAACGACATCCCGTTTGAGCAGTTCTCAGTAGAAACAGCCTCCCAGCCAGGGTCTAAAGTGAACACACAGCTCCGTCGTGTTCAAATGCTGATTATTTCGCGCTTTTCCTCTTATCTTCTTGAGTAGTATCCATGTTATGCTTGGGCAAAAACATGGATATTAGGTCGATAGGCACGGGGAAGATGAGCGTGTTGGTCTTTTCGGTGGCTATCTCCGTAAGGGTTTGAAGGTAACGCAACTGGAGTGTTACCGGTTCCTGGGCGATGATATGCCCGGCCTCGGTCAGTTTTTGGGAAGCTTGCAATTCACCCTCAGCATGTATGATTTTGGCGCGGCGTACGCGTTCCGCTTCGGCCTGGGCGGCCATGGAACGGCGCATTGACTCAGGCAGTTCGACATCTTTAATCTCCACGATACTGACCTTGACGCCCCAGGGGTCGGTTTGTTCGTCTATGATACTTTGAAGGTTCTGGTTCAATTTTTCACGCTGAGAAAGAAGTTCATCCAGTTCGTGCTGGCCGAGGACGTTGCGTAGCGTAGTCTGTGATATCTGCGATGTGGCCTGTATATGGTTGGTGACTTTAACCACAGAAGCTTCGGGATTGATGACACGAAAATAGACAACGGCGTTAACGCGCACCGTGACGTTATCCCTGGTGATGACATCTTGGGCGGGAACATCCATCGTAATGATACGCAGGTCTATCTTGACCATCCGGTCTATAAAAGGAATGATCATGAAAAAGCCTGGGCCCTTAGCACCCATAAGCCTCCCCAGCCTGAAAATCACCCCGCGTTCATACTCGTTTACCACCTTGATAGACATCGAAAGGGTAGCGATAAGAATGACCGCGATGATGGCTGCA
It contains:
- a CDS encoding slipin family protein, with translation MGLTIAAIIAVILIATLSMSIKVVNEYERGVIFRLGRLMGAKGPGFFMIIPFIDRMVKIDLRIITMDVPAQDVITRDNVTVRVNAVVYFRVINPEASVVKVTNHIQATSQISQTTLRNVLGQHELDELLSQREKLNQNLQSIIDEQTDPWGVKVSIVEIKDVELPESMRRSMAAQAEAERVRRAKIIHAEGELQASQKLTEAGHIIAQEPVTLQLRYLQTLTEIATEKTNTLIFPVPIDLISMFLPKHNMDTTQEDKRKSAK